The nucleotide sequence ATGTTTCTCATACCACTGTTTGAAATCCTAACCTCTGTTTCAAAAACAAATATTACAAAAGGAAAAACAAACATCCAAAGCTGGAGGCAGTTTCCCAGCAACATTCCATGTACTAACAGACACTCtagaaaaaaacaaaataattaaaGAATAAAATACAAAGTATCAGATCAATCAATGATCAATTTGTTGAATGCTAATGGTAGCCAAATAATGTGTGAGAGGGAATGCCATCATACTCGAGTTCTTTTGCATCAATGTACTGTGCTCTAAACGTCTCTGACTTTTGTCGTCTTGACATAGGAACAACACCTTAATACCTTGCCTGTCGAATGAACAACATCCCGGCCAATACGCTGTCATTTCTCAGTCTGATCCTGCAGTCAATTAAAACTTCCATATGTAAATAAATATATGGAGTTACAAGGCTCGTTATCATAGATATTAACCTGTTTTAAAAGTAATTTCCAAACCTGTATACTTTCTTCATCAAAAAAACTCACAACAGTGGCTTCACTACAAACAgaatctgcaaaaaaaaaaaaaaaaaaaaaaaaaaaaccatcaaaaaataGTCAAATATGCATAAACTTACACAAGAAATACTATGTTATTACCATCCTTTTTGTTAGATGTAAACGACTCGAGTTGAGATTCTTCTTGGAAACTATTAGCGTGTGACAACGAGTTCTTGAATATCTTGctcgatttttgaaaaacatggAGGCCTATTATACATTAACAATTTTTTATGAGACAGTTCGAAACTTAAATGGCAtatcttaaaacaatatttagaTGATGAGATGAGAAGTAGGTGAACTTACATGCATGATACAAGCATTGTGTTCATGTTGATCCAGAATGCTAGTTTTTGTTGtgaagtcaaaaacatcaaatccACCTTTTGCAGCCGATTCAAGTAAGCCCTGCAAATACAACATTAGTAACATAGTGTATAACTGACCAGAATACTTATGCCAACACCTAATGATTATCGGCCAAGAAACGTTAAATTAATACAGATTTTACAAACTCAAAACACGAAAGAACACATCAGGTTAAACTACCATTATATATGTTGAAAATAGTAAATATAAAGTAGGCAACTACAGGTTTTTCTAGCACCAAACTTGTATCATTTATGCTTTGTATTAAAAACTTCGATACTTTGTATACGTGAAACGCGCTGACAACAATTAATCCCATCACAATAGCTTCTCTTAACACTCCCAGGTTCTTGAGAGCATATCGTCGAACACCCTGTGTGCATGTTTCCATGACTTAATATTTCACCAGTACCACTcagtaaagtacatggatggtctgCGTGGTTAACCAAAATGAAAACGATAAGCAAATCTATAACAGATTAAGTCACCTATAACCATTAATAATAAGCATCATAATCTAAAAAAGATGACACTAAAAATTGACATTCTAAACGATGATATGCATAAGCTTACAACAAAACCAGCCAACTCAAAAGCAATAGATAAGAGCGACTTACGAGTCCACCAAAGCGTCAAGAGCTACCACCTCTAGCTGAGATCGTATAAGCAACACATACTGATTGTATATCACAATGATGCTTCTGGTTATATCACAATGATGCTGCTGGTTCTATCCAGATATAAGGCACACATGTGCAGCCAGTACCAATTTCTGCTCTAAAAAGCGCGCCTAGACA is from Helianthus annuus cultivar XRQ/B chromosome 9, HanXRQr2.0-SUNRISE, whole genome shotgun sequence and encodes:
- the LOC110877931 gene encoding uncharacterized protein LOC110877931, encoding METCTQGVRRYALKNLGVLREAIVMGLIVVSAFHVYKVSKFLIQSINDTSLVLEKPGLLESAAKGGFDVFDFTTKTSILDQHEHNACIMHASMFFKNRARYSRTRCHTLIVSKKNLNSSRLHLTKRMILFVVKPLL